In the Oryza glaberrima chromosome 6, OglaRS2, whole genome shotgun sequence genome, one interval contains:
- the LOC127777056 gene encoding pentatricopeptide repeat-containing protein At5g48910-like has translation MHGRGEDAMSLFAGMQRAGVTPNEVTLLGVLTACCHAGLIEEGLHQLDATPEPRIEHFGCVVNMLDRAGRLDEAEELVAAMPAHPDALIWGSLLAACRAHDDIERAERVMRRRTTDADADAGDYVLLSNTYASNGHHGEAVKVRRQMRRNEIDKVPDCSLIEIDGVVHEFKAIPANSIR, from the coding sequence ATGCACGGCCGCGGTGAGGACGCCATGTCTCTATTCGCCGGCATGCAACGAGCCGGTGTGACGCCGAACGAGGTGACCCTCCTCGGTGTCCTCACGGCGTGCTGTCATGCCGGACTCATCGAGGAGGGGCTCCACCAACTCGACGCCACGCCAGAACCTCGCATCGAGCACTTCGGCTGCGTCGTCAACATGCTCGACCGCGCCGGGAGACTAGACGAGGCAGAGGAGCTCGTCGCGGCAATGCCAGCACACCCCGACGCGCTCATCTGGGGCTCGCTGCTCGCCGCATGCCGCGCACACGACGACATCGAGCGCGCCGAGCGGGTGATGCGGCGGCGCACCACCGACGCTGACGCGGACGCCGGCGACTACGTGCTGCTATCGAacacgtacgcgtcgaatggccACCACGGCGAGGCGGTGAAGGTGAGGAGGCAGATGAGGAGGAACGAGATCGACAAGGTCCCCGACTGCAGCCTCATCGAGATCGACGGCGTCGTGCACGAATTCAAAGCAATCCCAGCAAATTCCATCCGATAA